The sequence below is a genomic window from bacterium.
ACGGGATCCGCGATCTGCAGAGGCTCGAACGGCTTCTCCTGAGCGGTGCGGGTGTATCCGCTGTACACCCACCCCTTCGTCCCGGTTGCCTTGCTGTCGTAGCGCATCACGAACAGCACTCGCACCCAGCCGTCCTTCGGATCGAGTGATTCGCGGACGATCGTGACGCCATCCGGAAAGTGCGTGCGGGTCCCACCGCCCGGGGCCATCAGTTTCTTGAGATCGGCCGGACTCATGTTGATAAAGGTGTTTTTGGGCGCGGCGCTGGGGTTGCTCGGATCGTCGAGCGGAATCGCGTTCATCTTGGTCCAATTGCGATATTGGGTGACCTCGGCGGGGACGCCGGACTGCGCGTAGGCGGCGAGCGCCGCAGCGAGCGCGACACCCCCGGTCAATACTACAAGGAGCACGCGTCTCATACGGCTCTCCTCCCTCCCGATTCCGGAGGCATCCGGACGTCCCGGACGGGGGCCTCCGACCCTGGGTCCATGCCTCCATCTTCACTCTAGGGAGCGAGCGTAAGGGGAACTCCAGACACGGTTAAGAAATCGGTATGAACCTCAGCGGGGACGCCGGGTCACAAGAGGACGCCAGCGGGCGCGTGTTCCAGCACCGGCAGGACAACGGTGAACCGGGAGCCGCGACCCAGTCCGCTCTCCACCCGGAGCGATCCACTGTGCTGCTCGGCGACCCAGCGGGCGATGGCCAGCCCCAGACCAGTCCCCGTCTTGCCGCCGGCGTTTCTGCCGCGGTAGAACCGCTCGAAGATGTGTGGCAGATCCTCGGGATCGATTCCGCTCCCGCTGTCGACGACAGTGACCCACGCCTGCCCGGTGTCGCACCCGGCCTCGACGCGGACCTCGCCGGCGCGCGCCGTGTACTTAAAGGCGTTGTCGAGCAAGATCAGCAGCAGCTGCTTGAGGTAATCAGGGTTCGCCTCGACGGCGACGCCCTCGAGGGCGTCGCCGAAGGTGGTCGTGAACCGGACCTCGTCCGCCATCCCCTGGCCCTGGCGGCACGCCTCCGCGACGATCTCGGCGAGCAGCACCGGTTCCCTCGGCGTCTGCGCGCCCGCATCGGCACGGCCGAGAATGAGGAGCTGGGTGATCATCCGCGCCATCCGGTTCGCCTCACCGCGGATGTCGGCGAGCGCCTGGTCCCGAAACCCCGG
It includes:
- a CDS encoding HAMP domain-containing sensor histidine kinase; translated protein: PIESVVAAARAVKESRDLKQRVAYNGPPDEIGRLAATFNAMLAELDGAYRTLDQSNQRLRQFLADCAHELRTPLTVITSNLDLLAKMGNTDPGFRDQALADIRGEANRMARMITQLLILGRADAGAQTPREPVLLAEIVAEACRQGQGMADEVRFTTTFGDALEGVAVEANPDYLKQLLLILLDNAFKYTARAGEVRVEAGCDTGQAWVTVVDSGSGIDPEDLPHIFERFYRGRNAGGKTGTGLGLAIARWVAEQHSGSLRVESGLGRGSRFTVVLPVLEHAPAGVLL
- a CDS encoding cytochrome P460 family protein translates to MRRVLLVVLTGGVALAAALAAYAQSGVPAEVTQYRNWTKMNAIPLDDPSNPSAAPKNTFINMSPADLKKLMAPGGGTRTHFPDGVTIVRESLDPKDGWVRVLFVMRYDSKATGTKGWVYSGYTRTAQEKPFEPLQIADPVARCVNCHAQVKAQDYVFTPYLNRPDPLPARAPADANHIGIYNYQFGPRDLHVKAGSTVVWANYDGVAHDVKAADKSFESGNLANESRYFATFTKPGTVQYFCAVHLEMRGRVVVEP